A DNA window from Alligator mississippiensis isolate rAllMis1 chromosome 11, rAllMis1, whole genome shotgun sequence contains the following coding sequences:
- the CHRNA3 gene encoding neuronal acetylcholine receptor subunit alpha-3 yields MGRMYILFLTAAIVFVFKGFNCSEAEHKLFSVLFTNYSQFIRPVENVSDPVIIQFEVSMSQLVKVDEVNQIMETNLWLKHIWNDYKLRWNPADYGGAEFIRVPSDRIWKPDIVLYNNAVGDFQVDDKTKALLKYTGEVTWMPPAIFKSSCKIDVTYFPFDYQNCTMKFGSWSYDKAKIDLVLIGSSMNLKDYWESGEWAIIKAPGYKHDIKYNCCDEIYPDITYSLYIRRLPLFYTINMIIPCLLISFLTVLVFYLPSDCGEKVTLCISVLLSLTVFLLVITETIPSTSLVIPLIGEYLLFTMIFVTLSIVITVFVLNVHYRTPKTHTMPTWVRTIFLNLLPRIMFMTRPTSDEEYNQKPKPFYNGELSNLNCFNSSESKGGFICQDEACSCCQYQQMKITDFSDNLTRSSSSESVDALLSLSVLSPEMRDALESIKYIAENMKMQNEAKEIQDDWKYVAMVIDRIFLWVFILVCILGTAGLFLQPLMAGDEV; encoded by the exons ATGGGAAGGATGTACATACTCTTTCTAACTGCTGCCATCGTCTTTGTCTTTAAAG GTTTCAATTGTTCAGAAGCTGAACACAAGCTGTTCTCAGTCTTGTTCACCAACTATAGTCAGTTCATCAGACCAGTGGAGAATGTATCAGACCCTGTCATCATACAGTTTGAGGTGTCCATGTCACAGCTTGTGAAGGTG GACGAAGTGAATCAGATCATGGAGACTAACCTATGGCTGAAACAT ATCTGGAATGATTACAAGCTTAGGTGGAATCCAGCGGACTACGGGGGTGCAGAGTTTATTCGAGTTCCATCTGACAGGATCTGGAAACCTGACATTGTCTTATATAACAA TGCAGTTGGAGACTTCCAAGTTGATGACAAGACAAAGGCTTTACTGAAATACACAGGAGAAGTGACCTGGATGCCTCCAGCCATATTTAAAAGTTCATGTAAAATAGATGTTACCTACTTCCCATTTGACTACCAGAACTGCACCATGAAGTTTGGTTCCTGGTCTTATGATAAAGCTAAAATTGACTTGGTTTTAATTGGTTCTAGTATGAATCTTAAAGACTACTGGGAGAGCGGAGAATGGGCTATTATCAAAGCCCCTGGCTATAAACATGACATTAAGTACAACTGTTGTGACGAGATATATCCAGATATCACATATTCTCTTTACATTAGGCGTTTGCCTTTATTTTATACCATTAACATGATTATTCCATGTCTGCTGATTTCTTTCTTAACTGTCTTAGTTTTCTATTTGCCTTCAGACTGTGGTGAGAAGGTGACACTCTGCATATCAGTCCTTTTATCCTTAACTGTATTCCTCCTTGTAATCACAGAAACCATCCCTTCCACTTCTCTGGTGATTCCGCTTATTGGCGAATACCTCCTCTTTACTATGATATTTGTAACTCTCTCCATCGTCATTACTGTGTTTGTACTTAATGTGCACTATAGAACACCCAAGACGCACACGATGCCTACATGGGTGAGAACCATTTTCTTGAATTTGCTTCCCAGGATCATGTTTATGACAAGGCCCACCAGTGATGAAGAATATAATCAGAAGCCAAAGCCATTTTATAATGGTGAACTCTCAAACTTAAATTGCTTCAACAGTTCTGAAAGCAAAGGTGGCTTCATATGTCAAGATGAAGCATGCAGCTGTTGTCAGTATCAGCAAATGAAAATCACAGATTTCAGTGACAATCTTACAAGGAGTTCAAGTTCTGAGTCTGTAGATGCTCTGCTTTCACTTTCAGTTTTGTCACCAGAAATGAGAGATGCCCTTGAAAGCATCAAATACATTGCAGAGAATATGAAAATGCAGAATGAAGCCAAAGAG ATTCAAGATGATTGGAAGTATGTTGCCATGGTAATTGATCGCATTTTTCTATGGGTATTTATTCTGGTATGTATTCTCGGAACAGCAGGATTGTTCTTACAACCCCTGATGGCTGGAGATGAAGTGTAG